CAAGAAATTGCAAATTATCAGAACTTGAACTTAATTGATCTCAGTGCCAATAATCTTGAGGGGTCGGTTCCTACTAGGATTGGGAATCTCACCAAGTTGAGGATTTTACTTCTGTCTGTCAATAAATTGATTGGGGAAATCCCAGCAAACATTTCAAATATCCCAACCTTGTATCGATTTGCAGCGAATCAGAATAAGTTTGGTGGTACAATTCCCAGTGGAATTACAAGATATCTTAGCTTCTTAGATCTCAGTTACAATAGCTTAAGTGGGCCTATACCGACAGATCTTTTATCAGGGTCGAACTTGCAACTTGTGGATTTGTCTTATAATCTGTTGGAAGGCTCATTACCTGCAAAGGTATCTGAGAGCTTGATCAGGTTGAGATTGGGAAGCAACAGGCTCAAGGGGTCAATCCCTCCTTCTTTCGGGACAATTGATAACTTGACCTACTTGGAACTGGATAACAATAGCTTGACCAATGAGATACCCCATCAGTTGAGTTCTTGCCGTAGGTTGGCACTATTGAATTTGGCACAGAATGACCTTACAGGCCCTGTACCTGCACCGTTGGGTAATCTCAGTAatcttcaagttttaaaacttcaGCTCAACAACTTGAGTGGAGATATCCCTTTAGAGATCACTCAATTAAAGTTGTTGTCGACCTTGAACATCAGCTGGAATTCGCTCACTGGTTCAATACCTTCTCCAATTTCAAACTTGCAAAGACTTGCTCACCTGAACTTGCAAGGCAACAATCTTCGGGGTCCAATACCTGCCACTATCAACAACATGAACTCTCTGTTAGAAGTCCAACTTGGACAAAATCAACTAAGTGGAAATATCCCAATGATGCCGGTGAACTTGCAGATCGCTTTGAATCTCAGCACCAACCTCCTTCAAGGAGCTATTCCAGGAACTCTTTCCCGACTGACAGGCCTAGAAATTTTGGATCTATCAAACAACAATCTCTCAGGTGAGATTCCAGAGTCTCTTACTGGAATGGATTCCCTAAATCAGTTGATACTCTCAAACAATCAGCTTTCTGGGGTCATCCCAGATTTCAAACATTATGTGTCTTTAAATGCAAGTGGAAATTCAAGACTTATAAATAATACAGCAACAAACACTCCCCAAGAATCCCCGAAGAAGAGGAGATCAGTTGTTGTGCCAGTTGTTGTTGCAGTTGTTGCTGCTGTTCTTGCTGTTGGCATTGTCTCGATTATAGTTCTATTGTTCTCCAGGCGCTTTCTCAAGGTTAATGATCAACAGTCACAACCAGGGGAAAATCTTCCACCACCTCAAGTCATCCAAGGCAATCTGTTGACTACAAATGGAATTCACAGGTCCAGCATCGATTTCACCAATGCCATGGAAGTAGCTGCTGATCCATTGAACATTGAGTTGAAGACTAGGTTTTCAACATACTATAAAGCCACCATGCCTTCTGGAGCAAACTACTTTGTCAAGAAGCTCAACTGGAGCGACAAGATCTTCCAATTGGGTAGCCACAATAAATTCGGACAAGAGCTGGAAGTCTTAGGGAAACTGAGCAATTCTAATGTCATGACTCCTTTGGCCTATGTATTGACCGTCGACAGTGCTTATCTCTTCTACGAATATGCTGAGAAGGGTACGCTTTTTGATGTTCTTCATGGTAAACTGGGAGATACATTAGACTGGGCAAGCCGTTACAGTATAGCAGTTGGAGTTGCTCAAGGCCTTACCTTTCTTCATGGATGCTCCTCTGGTCCGATTCTCCTCCTTGACCTTTCAAGCAGAAACATTTTGCTCAAGTCTCTGAAGGAGCCACTAGTTGGAGACATTGAGCTCCACAAAGTGATTGATCCAACAAAGAGCACGGGCAGCCTTTCTACAGTTGCTGGCTCTGTGGGCTATATTCCACCAGGTAAACAAAACTCTATGCTCAACTTAATATCCAACGagtattcaaaatttaatttgtatgaaCTGGTTGTGACCAAAATTCATGAATTCTCCCATGAACATGGATATCGAATAGTTTCTTGTAAGTAGTTTCAGACTGCTTGATGAATCCTTGTTCAGCATATGCCTGAGCTTCTGATATTGACTTGATGAGTGATTGTGGTTCTTGCAGAGTATGCATACACAATGAGGGTGACAATGGCTGGGAATGTATATAGCTTTGGGGTCGTTCTACTGGAATTGCTGACAGGAAAGCCATCAGTTAGTGAGGGAACTGAATTAGCCAAATGGGTTTTAAGGAACTCAACACAGCAAGACAGGTGGGATGGCATCCTTGATTTTAACATCAGCAGGACTTCACCTGCTGTCAGAAGCCACATGCGTGCGGTCCTTAAGATTGCCCTTAGTTGTGTTAGTGTTTCCCCAGAAGCAAGGCCAAAGATGAAGAGCGTATTAAGAATGATCCTCAATGCACGATGAAGACTGGCCTTCGGAATACAATCCCCCTAGAAACAGCAGTTCTATATATTCGAAAGATTATACTTcgcaagtttttatttcaaatctgTAAGTAGAACATAGGTTTCTTGCTGGACAGAACGAGGCAGCTGTTGCAAGCCGACTTGCATGTAATCTGCAATTCCTATGTATACATAATACATAAATGAAAATTATGAGTAATGCATCTATCCATCTCTTGTTTTGCCCCGGTTAGAGTTcttccaaattttatttttatctagtgCCTATAATTTAACTAAATTGAGTGAAGCAACTGGGTGTTCAAGTTCGGTTCAATCTTTACTCGAGGCGCAGTTTAGGATCAAACTAACAATAATTCAAGTTTGCTATGTTTCTTCAATTAAGAAACACATAAATTTGATGATAACATGATGGTGACCACAACATGAACAAAAACATATAGATAAGAACAACAATGGAATATGAGGGAAACACATCTTACATTGGCTCTACCTATATCTGCAGATGCTCCATTTCTGTAGTCATTTAAGTTGCAGGCAAATTGCAAGTTTTCAAGCTAATATGAACATGAATGCTGACGAGATGGCGACTGGCATTTCCAGCCAGGAGTGCAGGCAACTGGCAAGTGCTGTTTACTTGTGAAACCGTGCAAGGGATGGAGAGACATtcataagaactaaagccaaaATGATTCCTCAGTCACCGGACAGCAATCTTCCCCAAATGGAAGCACCAATTCCATTCAACTTTATGGACACATGGGAAGAAACATTGAAGATCACATTTATGTTTCACATATCTGATAAACAGCTACAACAACCAAtcgcagaaaaagaaaaggaaatttgaTAAGAAGCAAGAACTGCCAGCGTTTACAACAATGTTAAAGTGTAAAAGAATTTGTGATATCtgaaacccaaataaaaattgCTCTTCAAAATTCTGCTCCTGTTCTAAATAGAACTTTGGACAGAGATTATAGCTCCTACATTTCTCTTTTTGAGTATGCTCCGTGAAGATTGAGGAATGATTATCAGAGGAAGATGGGCTCTGAATCATACAAGGAAAAGGGAAATCTTCAGAATGTAAAGATGGCCTGCTTTGGTGGCAGGATTCTGATTAGAAGGTAAGATCTTTGGGGTCCTCGATAATCTTTGCCAGTGTTTGCAAGAAGGCAGCAAGATCAGCACCATAGATTACCCGATGATCGGCTGTGACATTTACCTGTAGATATAGCACTTACAGTTTACAgtatgagaaataaaaattaaactatttttcataCAGAAACAACCTTTTCAGAAACTAATGAATATAATATACTTGTTACCTGCATCTGATTCTTCATGCCAATCTGGCCGTCCTTGGTTCCTACAACAGTTGGCTGTGATGCTCCAACAGCCATAATTGCTCCCTGCACCAACCATCCAGATGAATAAACCAAACCATATGTCACACCAATCATCCAGATGAATAAACCAAACCATATGCCAATCACTAATAACGAGCATACTATGTATAGTAGCCTCTTGTAGAGAATCCAGCAGGTATGAAGCTTGTGAAAACACTTACAGTTCCAGGGGGCAGAATGGCATCAAACCGATCCACACCAAACATTCCCAAGTTAGAAAGTGTGAAAGTACCTGCAAATAAGTGAACAAGAGCAATAAATAGAGATTGGGAAATGACATGCTAACAATATAAATGCCATGCCTAAAAATTTCTGTGAAAACACAGATGAGAAACACAATATTACTTTGTGACATCAAGGATTATGAACTacagaaatcaagaaaatatgaCTAACGAACCAGTCAGCACAAAGCATGTAACTGGATTATCAGAAGTTGCAACAGACCCTATCAGTTTGCACTCGCAGCAAATTAAAGCAAGCATTACAAGCTGGACTCACACAGGAATGGATTGTCATCCCAGAATTAATATCTCCACACGTCCTCCTTTCAGTTTGCAACAGCTTTATATGCACTAATGATTTTGGAAACAGAGTGATTCTGGCAATCCACTTACAAAGGATATTTGCACAAGAATTACTAAATAACACTTCAAGCATTAGAAAACACAAATCGAATAACTCAGTACTCCACAATGagaaaaacacaacaacaagAACTATGGAACTATAGTCAATATCACCATTTgcaaacctagaaaaaacagCCCTTCCCAACTCTGGGAAATGCAGTGAGACACTATCATTCACTCCTATGAAACTACATTGTTTCTTGAATACCTAAAGTAACCCAGATGATGATTTAGTCAAATGAATAGAATTATGATTATGCTGGACTATGCAGAACAAAGTGCTTTTCCATCCATTTTGAAATTACAATTATCCATTTGGAACTAATTAACCCTTTAAGTTCACAACTTGCAAAAGAATTAAGATTTGTATGTCCAGGATATCAACAAGAAGTTGATAAACTATTATAGTCACATtatgcatcaaaataaattgttgtGAGCAATGTGGGTAGCCAAACTGGAACATGGATCACCAAGAATTCCTGATAAACATATCTTGAACAGTTAAATAAGAATTGAGAACATGTAATAGGTATACCTGTGTTGTATTCTTGAGGTTGCAGTTGCTTGGCTCGGGCTTTATCAACTAACTCCTTCCATTTTCTTGACAATGAGAAAATGTCAACCTGATACatgcattaaaagaaaaatattccaACCTGAACAAGGATTTATAACCCAGAATATCAATAGAACATCCCAAAACAGATTAACAAGAACCTTATCAGCATCTTGAAGCACAGGTGTAATCAAGCCACCATCAATAGCCACAGCAACTGCAATGTTGACGCAACTATTATATGTAAAGCTATTACTGTCTCGGCAACTGGAGTTTATTACAGGATGCTTAACCAATGCCAGTGCGGTTGCCTTTGCAAGTAATGCTGTCATCGTCACTCCCTTGGACTTGATCTAGACATGCACAGAAAAGGAAGCACAATGGCAAGGATGAATCAACAGACAAATGAATTCGGTACAAGACAATCAAAACCTGCCCTGTAGATCCccatcttaaattgctaaattatCACTGAATCTAAATTATTGAACACTCAGAACTTTGGCATTCTTTAGCCATGATGATACCTTCCTTTGGAAAGCATCAATCAAATTACTAAACACTAATTACTCGAACAGCATATTTGAAAGAAGATCACGATAGAAACTTCTCCATACAGGGTACCGTTTTATGTTCTCATCTAGgatcgttttaaaaaaaaatagctaatcGCAAATACAGCAAGCTGTTTCGGATTCTAaactagaaaaatcataaaacttcaCCAATCTAGAAGCGAAGCATGATCATCAATCAAACATCATCATCTCATATACAGCATATAGTATCAATCTTACGCAGCAGCAACATccaaatatcattatattaccGGCAAAATCCCATCTTAAGCATCCCAAATTATGATTAGAAAAGGAAATGGCCCAATAACAATTATTACCTTCTTGTAAAGAGCATCAAGTGCATTGGTGGTAATAGTATACCCCACTCTAAATGTAGGCACTGACAAACTCTCCATCATATTCCTACTCACTGCCCCTTGCATTATCGTAAAAGGCACCACCGATTCCAACTCAAACCCAGGCGGTGCGTGCACAGAAGGTGCCCCCGAAACCTTTGCTGCTGTTGAACCCAATTCAGCAGCCCCCGCCGCCGCAGCCTCAACATCCTTAGCCACAATTCTCCCATTAGGCCCACTCCCTATCACTCTCCCCAACTCAACCTTCAACTCGTTCGCAAGCTTCTTGGCATACGGCGACGCCACCACCCTCATCCCTCCCTCCGACGCAGGGTGCACAGCCGATGCCACCACCGACGGAGAAGGCGGCGCCACCAGAACAGCTTTATCAACAGAAACTGTGGATTCCGGAGCCGGAGCCGCGGCGGATGGAGTCGGATCCCGAgccggagaagaagaagacgaagaagcaGCAGCTTTAGACTTGGCCTCCTCAATTTCCTCCTGGGATTCAGCTAATAAAGCAATAGCCGATCCAACTGCAGCAACACCACCTTCCTCGACCATGATGGCAGCCAAGTAACCATCATAGAAAGTCTCAACATCCATGTCAGCCTTATCGGATTCAACAACGacaacactttcacctttagaAAGCTTGTCACCTTCGGATTTGACCCAAGAAACAATCTTTCCTTCAGTCATAGTAGAGCTCAAAGCAGGCATGAAGATTTCGCGGATCTTGGCATGGACCCGGGTTCTTGAAGAGGAAATGTGAGATGGGCATGAAGAAAGACAGGATTTTTGAGGGAGAGAAGAGGAGGAAGGAAGGAATGTGGTGTGGAGAAGGTGAGCCATTGAAGCGGGAGTTGTGAGAGAAGTGTTTGGAAATGGAGGAGTGTTTGATTACTTTTTACTATTATGTAAGAAACGAATGAATTCTTGGAAACAtcgggagagggagagggagagggagagagaaggcGGAGGTTTCAACACAGAGATCAATTGTTATCATCGTTTTCGTTTAACTATGTCTCGTGTTTGGTTTCAGTTAGGTTCCAACTTCCAATATGATATCATATGGCAACCAAACCTGATGTCAGCTTGTGCTCAGCATGTTTGATCATCAGCTCAGCTGTGTGTTTGGGGCGGAGGTTTCATCAtcgtttcataaaaaataataataataattaattaattaattaatgtttatgaattgtttttttttaataaaaaaatatatactattttaatatattaaaaaaaactttaaaaatatctttaaattattttgttcatcAATGCTtgataaacaaattattatattgtaaaatatactaaaagagTTTAGTGACTCTCTTATAATTTACCTAAACATAGATTTCTGTAAATTggtaaaatataatgaaagagttgtctttgccaaaaaaaattgttaggcATGCAATGGGGGTAAGATTATCTTTTTCATGGGATGCATTTGGCATCGAAAAAATGATTgtgaataaaataatcaattcgGATTTTATTGGGGCATTATAAGGCATGTAGGCTCCATCGCTTAGGCGAGACAAGACTGTCAGCCCTGCCCCAGGTGCTCTGACATGACATGGCCACCGGATACCCAATGCTGGGACATGGAATGATTGTTATATCCTAGGTGCCCAAGTCAAACAAGGCAACAAAACTCTAAGCCCTCGAGTCAGGCATGTCAACCAAACAAGTTTAGGGTCTGGCGTTCGTATCTAATGCTTTTGGGTCTGTCACTGAGACCTAAAGCCTCGGTCTAGCATCCAAACCCAAGGCTCTTGGATCTGGCATCTAGACTCGAGGGTCTAGGGCTTAGTGTTTGGACCTGCAACTATTAGGTCTGGTATCTAGACCTAAGGCTCTAAGATCAAAACGCCCAACCTAAGAGCCTAGGGTTCGATGTCAGGTTCCTAGCCTCAAAGGCCTGGAGTCAAAACTCGTAGCTCTTGGGTCTGGCGTTTGGACCCAAGGCTCTGGGTCTGGCGTCTGGCTAGCACAACAAACCTAAGTAACTTGGGTTTGGCTGGGGTTCCCGACCTAAGTTAGTTGGATTTGGTAGGTGCGCTAAAGACAATTAACTTGGGTCTGGCAgggtttaaaattattattaataaatttgaaaaaaaatatttattattactattgaaaaaaaaatgcatttaatttgaagggtaaaattaaaaattattatcattattgttgttgttattgtggaTGTCTTTCAAGGCTTTTGAGCCCGACATTCGGATTCAAGTTAAAGGCATCAACCTTTCACTATGCGAATCCATAATAAAAGGAGGATGTTTTTCAAGGTTTTTAGGTCTAGCGTCCGGACCCGAGTCACTCGAGTCGGTCGGGAGCTCGACCCAAGTTACTTGGGTCCAGACAACACGCCAGACCCATGTAACTTTGATCCGGCTGGGGGTTCCCAGCCCAAGTTAATTGGATGTGGCAAGTGCGTTAGACCCAACTAACTTGGACTTGGCCAAGGTAGTGTGGgtcaaaattaatgtttttttcttgcttttttttttcaaagtttttataaattttaattttactcttgaaatcaaatttaagttttttttcaataataacaatattgttttcaaattcattaataattttatatctgaaCTCTAAAAAGTCCCTCAACACATGCATATTCTCCCCCTTAAAAGCATGGTTgtatctacatttttttttttaaaagaccaaaaaaaacccataacccAACGGTTAAAGAACGATAGTGAAAAAACAACATCTTCTAAGATTGAAGTAagtaatagatttttttaattctaaaataagattttagaattaataataataattgtttttacccttcaaatcaaatctagaaAGTGATGTTAAACCCAAGTTTATAaggacaataataataataataataataataagaacaacaacaataataataattgacttacccttcaaatcaaagctatgttttttttttcgatagtaataatattttttcaaatttataatattattaataataataaatttatttggcctaagtttttatagtttttaatcttttcaaataaaatttatggtttttcgtcgatagtaataatatatttttttcaaatttattaataatgatggtgatgataAATATGTCAGACCCAagtttttagagtttttaatctctttaaatcaaatttatagtttttcttcaatattaataatattttatttcaaatttattaattaataataataataataataattttttttattttatctttcaaatcaagtttatgattgtttttcaatattaataatatatatttttttcaaatttattaagtattatattaataatattaattataataaaactaataatatttttaatattaataataatattaaacttgtctaACCTAAATTTAAGTGGGCCTAACAGCAATGCAAGGCTCAAGAACTTTGGGCCCTTCTTAAATGCCA
This genomic stretch from Populus alba chromosome 19, ASM523922v2, whole genome shotgun sequence harbors:
- the LOC118056514 gene encoding uncharacterized protein codes for the protein MTRYVQQRTSLFLSFLFLLFPSVFSQLSSNQASTMMNLSKLLNLSDSLWDVTKDPCSWKGVRCSSGNSSVTGLFLSAFGLSNSNFLPVVCEIETLQALNLSDNRLSSISDKFINDCGRIDGLKLLNFSKNLLNGSLPAFNVFVGLESLDLSFNYLSGNVNLQLDGLLALKSLNLSSNMFTGPIPVNLGNSSMLEELQLSVNNFQGTVPQEIANYQNLNLIDLSANNLEGSVPTRIGNLTKLRILLLSVNKLIGEIPANISNIPTLYRFAANQNKFGGTIPSGITRYLSFLDLSYNSLSGPIPTDLLSGSNLQLVDLSYNLLEGSLPAKVSESLIRLRLGSNRLKGSIPPSFGTIDNLTYLELDNNSLTNEIPHQLSSCRRLALLNLAQNDLTGPVPAPLGNLSNLQVLKLQLNNLSGDIPLEITQLKLLSTLNISWNSLTGSIPSPISNLQRLAHLNLQGNNLRGPIPATINNMNSLLEVQLGQNQLSGNIPMMPVNLQIALNLSTNLLQGAIPGTLSRLTGLEILDLSNNNLSGEIPESLTGMDSLNQLILSNNQLSGVIPDFKHYVSLNASGNSRLINNTATNTPQESPKKRRSVVVPVVVAVVAAVLAVGIVSIIVLLFSRRFLKVNDQQSQPGENLPPPQVIQGNLLTTNGIHRSSIDFTNAMEVAADPLNIELKTRFSTYYKATMPSGANYFVKKLNWSDKIFQLGSHNKFGQELEVLGKLSNSNVMTPLAYVLTVDSAYLFYEYAEKGTLFDVLHGKLGDTLDWASRYSIAVGVAQGLTFLHGCSSGPILLLDLSSRNILLKSLKEPLVGDIELHKVIDPTKSTGSLSTVAGSVGYIPPEYAYTMRVTMAGNVYSFGVVLLELLTGKPSVSEGTELAKWVLRNSTQQDRWDGILDFNISRTSPAVRSHMRAVLKIALSCVSVSPEARPKMKSVLRMILNAR
- the LOC118056515 gene encoding dihydrolipoyllysine-residue acetyltransferase component 5 of pyruvate dehydrogenase complex, chloroplastic, which codes for MAHLLHTTFLPSSSSLPQKSCLSSCPSHISSSRTRVHAKIREIFMPALSSTMTEGKIVSWVKSEGDKLSKGESVVVVESDKADMDVETFYDGYLAAIMVEEGGVAAVGSAIALLAESQEEIEEAKSKAAASSSSSSPARDPTPSAAAPAPESTVSVDKAVLVAPPSPSVVASAVHPASEGGMRVVASPYAKKLANELKVELGRVIGSGPNGRIVAKDVEAAAAGAAELGSTAAKVSGAPSVHAPPGFELESVVPFTIMQGAVSRNMMESLSVPTFRVGYTITTNALDALYKKIKSKGVTMTALLAKATALALVKHPVINSSCRDSNSFTYNSCVNIAVAVAIDGGLITPVLQDADKVDIFSLSRKWKELVDKARAKQLQPQEYNTGTFTLSNLGMFGVDRFDAILPPGTGAIMAVGASQPTVVGTKDGQIGMKNQMQVNVTADHRVIYGADLAAFLQTLAKIIEDPKDLTF